In Tolypothrix sp. NIES-4075, the following proteins share a genomic window:
- a CDS encoding sensor histidine kinase: MTELGLWKRIKEEMTIWRVGAFPSIVAIALVIILRLIGAMQSLEWLAFDSFLSLHLREPIDERIVIVGINQDDIRSIGSYPLPDGEIALLLKKLHSLEPRAIGLDIFRDFSIAPGYNELVSTFKESKNLIAIEKVLPDKIDPPPILPTEQVGFADQITDNDGKLRRSLLLLSTPQEYKTSLSLSLAKAYLADEGISLETDMRSRTPIKLGNTKLPRFFSNSGGYVRANVEGVQILLNFRNGQERFKSLTLRDIKTGNFNPNWIRDRIVIIGMTAPSVKDLITTSAITSTTAAGQVYGVEIQAHAVSQIISAVLDSRPLLNTWSDGWEYLWIAGWGFLGISFARLIKSPCRNLLAVCIASTSLIVVSYWLLIWGWWVPLIPAMLIFIFNGIGLTALYQYDQALQSKLNARQVIIERTFEIIHNGPLQTLAKTLRYIRDQSVPTNELLPLLEEELEKLNYELRGIYDFLQREPLNQDNILYLERGLELNLQDPLHEVLYQVYSHTLERDFPGFKSLQVTVRTFNPIDDRQLSIEQKQGLCRFLEEALCNVGKHALEVTRLEVICTEEEGWYILRIVDDGLGINSSQEHRGTQQFRNLAEQLKGKYRREAVSPQGTLCELSWRVAKFWFW; this comes from the coding sequence GTTTAATCGGTGCAATGCAATCTTTAGAGTGGCTGGCTTTTGATAGTTTTCTTAGTTTGCATTTAAGAGAACCTATTGATGAACGAATCGTGATTGTGGGGATTAATCAAGATGATATTCGTAGTATTGGCAGCTATCCCCTCCCAGATGGTGAAATTGCACTTTTGCTGAAAAAATTGCACTCTTTAGAGCCAAGAGCAATCGGTCTTGATATTTTTAGAGATTTCTCTATTGCTCCTGGTTATAATGAACTTGTATCCACATTTAAGGAGAGTAAAAATTTAATTGCCATTGAAAAAGTCTTACCAGATAAAATCGATCCACCACCCATATTACCTACTGAACAAGTTGGTTTTGCCGATCAAATTACGGACAATGACGGCAAATTGAGACGAAGCTTGCTGTTATTATCAACACCTCAAGAATACAAAACATCTTTGTCTCTAAGTTTGGCAAAAGCTTATCTAGCTGATGAAGGGATTAGTTTAGAAACTGATATGCGATCGCGCACTCCTATTAAGTTAGGCAATACTAAACTCCCCCGGTTTTTCTCCAACTCAGGAGGATATGTACGCGCAAATGTAGAGGGAGTTCAGATACTACTTAATTTTCGCAATGGTCAAGAACGATTTAAAAGCTTGACTTTGCGTGATATCAAAACAGGAAATTTTAACCCAAACTGGATACGCGATCGCATTGTAATTATTGGCATGACAGCTCCCAGTGTAAAAGACTTGATAACGACTTCCGCAATTACATCTACCACAGCAGCAGGACAAGTTTATGGAGTCGAAATTCAAGCACATGCTGTGAGTCAAATTATCAGTGCGGTGCTAGACTCTAGACCACTGTTAAATACTTGGTCAGATGGATGGGAATATTTGTGGATCGCAGGCTGGGGATTTTTAGGAATAAGTTTTGCTAGGCTGATAAAATCTCCATGCAGAAATTTGCTAGCTGTTTGCATTGCTAGCACAAGCCTGATAGTCGTTAGTTATTGGCTTCTCATATGGGGTTGGTGGGTTCCACTCATACCAGCAATGCTTATTTTCATTTTCAATGGTATCGGACTGACCGCTTTATATCAATATGACCAAGCTTTGCAGTCTAAACTTAATGCTCGCCAAGTTATCATTGAACGTACATTTGAAATAATTCATAATGGACCGTTGCAAACGCTGGCGAAAACTTTGAGGTACATTCGAGATCAAAGTGTACCTACAAATGAGTTACTTCCATTACTGGAAGAAGAATTAGAGAAACTGAACTACGAACTAAGAGGAATTTATGATTTTTTGCAACGAGAACCTCTAAATCAAGATAATATACTTTATTTAGAAAGAGGTTTAGAACTCAATTTGCAAGACCCACTTCACGAAGTTCTCTATCAAGTTTACAGCCATACATTAGAGCGCGACTTTCCCGGCTTTAAAAGCCTTCAAGTCACAGTTCGTACATTCAATCCAATTGACGATCGCCAATTGAGTATCGAACAAAAGCAAGGACTTTGCCGATTTCTGGAAGAAGCTTTGTGCAATGTTGGGAAACATGCCTTGGAAGTCACCCGCCTCGAAGTTATTTGCACAGAAGAAGAAGGCTGGTATATACTAAGGATTGTAGATGATGGCTTGGGAATTAACTCATCTCAAGAACATCGAGGAACACAGCAGTTTAGGAATTTAGCAGAGCAACTTAAAGGGAAATATAGACGAGAGGCTGTTTCTCCTCAAGGCACTCTCTGTGAATTATCTTGGCGTGTAGCAAAATTTTGGTTTTGGTAG